GTCAGCCAGCGCGGAGCGGTCGTATCCAGCCCCTTGGCCTGCGCCACGCATTCGCCCAGCACCTGAAGCGCTGGAAGCACCGTGACCGCGCGGTTCATGGCGGTGCCCTGCACGTCCAGCGTCAGATCGGCGCCGACGCCAAAGCCGATCACGCGCGCGCCCTTGGCGCGCAGTTCGTCCACCAGCCGCGCGTCCTCGGTGGCGCTGTCCGGGTGCGCGAGCATCACGACCACCGTGCGCTCGTCCACCAGGCTGACCGGGCCGTGGCGGTACTCCATCGGGTGGTACGCCTGCGTGTAGGTCAGGCTCATTTCCTGCAGTTTCAGCGCACCCTCCTGGGCGACGCCGTACAGTTCGCCTGCGCCGAGGAACACGAAGTGCGACCGGCCCGCGATCACGTCCCCGCAGGTCGAGTGCATCTGCCGGAGCAGGGCCTCGGCCGCGCTGATCTCCGGGTCGCCGTAGGGTAGTCCGGCCAGTCTCAGGCCGGTGAGCATCATCAGGCTGGCCGAGGACGTCATCACGATGCCCTCCTCCGGATGCGTCTGCGTGTACAGCACAGTGTCCGCGTGGCGGGTCAGGGCGCTGCCCGCCTCGCAGGTCAGGGCCGTGACGTGCAGGCCCAGTTCCTGGCTGCGGCGTGCGGCCTCGACGGTCTCGGTGGACTCGCCGCTGCGCGAGAACGCGATCACGCGTGGGTGCGTGCCCGCCGGAAGATAGGCGTCCGGGCGGCCAAGCCACTCGCTGCCCGGCACGGCCAGCGCGTGAACGCCCGCCACGTTCAGCGCGGCGGCCACGCTCTGGGCCAGGTAATACGAGGTACCACAGCCCAGCAGGACATGGGGCTCTCCACTGTGCAGGGCTCCAGGCACGGCGGCCTGGTGCCAGTAGTGGAATTGTTCGGTGATGCTGCGGAGGGTCGGGTTCATGAGGGCTCCTGGAGCTGGGGGGCGGTGACGGAGTGCAGAGGAGTGCCGGGCACCGGAAGGGGTCGGGACGTCGGTTCCAGGGCGGTGGCCAGCACCGACAGCGTGTGGGCTGGATCGTGCCCAGCCAGCACGGCCGCGCGGTACAGCGGTCCCCCGAGCGGCGGGAGCACCGGGGAACGGGGCGTGTTCCGAGTTGCCTGGCCAGCGCGTCCAGTAGGGTGCGGCTGCCCAGCACACTCCCGGCGTGGCTCCAGGGCAGTTCCGGCATACCCAGGTGCGCCCGGACGGCGTGGACGTGCTTCGCGAGTTCGTCGGCCGCGCCGTCCAGCACGCTGAGGGCGGTGGGCTGGCCGTTCGCCGCCATGACGTCCACGCGGCGCGCCAGGGCCGCCACGCCGGAACGGACGTGCGGCAGGGCGGCGTACCAGTCGAGCAGCCGTGCCTGCGTGACCTCACCGTTTAAGAGCGGGGCCAGCAATCCGTGTGAGAAAGCCGTGTCCGGGTGGCGGCCGTCCAGGCCCTGGGTGGCCAGGCCGAGTGCGGTGCGGCCAATCCAGTACGCGCTGCCCTCGTCCCCGAAGCCGTCGCCCCAGCCGCCCGCCCGGACATGTCGTGTCCCGTCGCTGGCCCAGGCCATCGAGCCGGTGCCCGCGAGCAGCAGGGCACCGACGCCGCCCGGAAACGCGCCGTGGAAGGCAGCCTGTACGTCATTCATCAGGGTGTGGGGCACGGGAATCAGGGCGCGGCAGACCTCGTCCTGTTGCGCCGTCACGGTGGGCGATTCGCCGTAGCCGGGCAGGCCCAGCGTGGCGGCCGCCAGCGGCCCCGGCGCGGGGTGCGCCGCCAGGAAGGCGGCCAGTCCGTCGGCCCACCCGGGCCGGTCGAAGGGATTGATCCCCGGCGCGTAGTACGGCCCGGACACCTGACCGCCCGGCCCCAGGTACGCCAGCGCAGTCTTGCTGCCGCCGCCGTCCAGGCCCAGCACCCAGGTGTCCGTCATGGTCACTTGCTCTGCTTGAGGAGGTCGGCCATGCCGGCAGACGCCTGCGAGATCGCGTCGGGCAGCTTGGCATTGCCGGTCCACGCGAGGTTCAACTTCTGGTTCAGCACCGTCAGGACTTCCGGCAGGCTCTTGAGCGAGCGCAGATCCGCGTTGATGACCACCGAGTTCGGCAACTGCGCGAACACCGTCTGCGCGTTCCGGCCGGGCAGCGCCGCGAGGTATTGGCTCTTGTACTGTTCGGCCAGCGTGGGCAGCAGGCCGCGCTGGGCCAACATCCGCTGCGCCTGCGTGGAGGTGTTCATCCAGGTGACGAACTTCTGCGCGGCCGCCTGGTTCTTGCTGGCCTTGGGAATCACCAGCGCGTGCGCGCTCACCACCGGCCGGGGCTGCTTGCCGTCCACGCTGGGGAAGGGCGCGAAGGCCCAGTCCAGATCCTTGTTCTGATCCCAGGTGGACACCATCCAGCTGCCCTGCACCAGGATGCCCATCTGCCCCGCCAGGAACATCTGGTACCCCTGCTGTGTGGCGGCCTGCGGGCCAGGCGCGACCTTGTCCTTGTAGATCAGATCCAGCAGCATCTGCGAGGTCTTCTGGAAGGTCGCGTCGAGGTTCGGGGCGTAGGTGTCGCCGGTCTTCTTGATCAGGCCCTGGCCGCCCGCGCCGTAGTAGAAGCTCATGCCGTACTCCAGGTCGGACTGCAGGTCGGCGCCGTTGATGCCGTAGATCTGCTTGCCGTCTTTCATGAACGTCAGTTTCTTCGCGGCGTCGAGCATCTGCGCGTACGTCCACGAGGTCGTGGGCACCGGGACACCCCGCTCCTTGAACAGCGCGCGGTTGATGTACACCGTGACCGGCTGGGGCCCGAGCGGCACGCCGTAGAGCTGCCCGCCCACGCGGTACGGATTCGCGCGCACCGTGGGCAGCGTAGAGGATGTCTTGGCGTCTAACGTGATGGGCGCCAGCGCCCCCTGCGACTGGTAGAAGGGGAAGTTGTCGAGGTTCATCCACATCACGTCGAAGCCGGAACCCCCGGCGGTCATGGCGGCGGCCTTTTGCCAGTACACGCCCCACGGCACCAGGTTGTACTTCACGACCACGTCCGACTGGGACTTGTTGTACGCGGCGATCAGGGCCTCGTCGGCGGTCTGGCGGGTGCCGTCCCACGTGGCGTAGTCGATGGTAGTGGCGGCGGTGGCGGTCGAGACGGCGGTGGCGGACAGGGCGGCGAGCAGGAGCAGGGTCTTGGTCATGGCATGGCCTCCAGGGGGGGGGAGAGGGCGGATGAACACGCGGATCAGCCTTTGAGGCCGCTGGTGATGGCGGCGTCCGTGAGGTAGCGCTGAACGAAGAGGTACGCGATGACGGTCGGCAGGGTGGACAGGGTGGCCCCAGCCATCAGCACCGGGATATTCACGGAGTACTGGTTTTGCAGGCTCAGCAGGCCCACCGGCAGCAGCATCTTCTCGCTGCTCTGCAGGACGATCAGCGGCCAGATGAAGGACTGCCAGTTGCCCAGGAACGAGAACAGCCACGCGGCGGCAATCGCGCCCTTTGCGGCGGGCAGCGCCACGTGTCGCAGGGCCGTGAACCACGAGCCGCCGTCGATCAGCACACTTTCCTCCAGCGACCTCGGCAGCGAGCGGAAGAACTGGAACAGCAGGAAGACGGTGAACCCGCTGGCGATCGAGGGCACGATCAGCGCGGTGAATGAGTCGTACCAGCCGAGCGCACGGATCAGCAGGAACACTGGGATGATCGTCACCTGCCACGGGA
The DNA window shown above is from Deinococcus sp. KSM4-11 and carries:
- a CDS encoding SIS domain-containing protein, whose amino-acid sequence is MNPTLRSITEQFHYWHQAAVPGALHSGEPHVLLGCGTSYYLAQSVAAALNVAGVHALAVPGSEWLGRPDAYLPAGTHPRVIAFSRSGESTETVEAARRSQELGLHVTALTCEAGSALTRHADTVLYTQTHPEEGIVMTSSASLMMLTGLRLAGLPYGDPEISAAEALLRQMHSTCGDVIAGRSHFVFLGAGELYGVAQEGALKLQEMSLTYTQAYHPMEYRHGPVSLVDERTVVVMLAHPDSATEDARLVDELRAKGARVIGFGVGADLTLDVQGTAMNRAVTVLPALQVLGECVAQAKGLDTTAPRWLTKVVTLA
- a CDS encoding sugar ABC transporter substrate-binding protein, with amino-acid sequence MTKTLLLLAALSATAVSTATAATTIDYATWDGTRQTADEALIAAYNKSQSDVVVKYNLVPWGVYWQKAAAMTAGGSGFDVMWMNLDNFPFYQSQGALAPITLDAKTSSTLPTVRANPYRVGGQLYGVPLGPQPVTVYINRALFKERGVPVPTTSWTYAQMLDAAKKLTFMKDGKQIYGINGADLQSDLEYGMSFYYGAGGQGLIKKTGDTYAPNLDATFQKTSQMLLDLIYKDKVAPGPQAATQQGYQMFLAGQMGILVQGSWMVSTWDQNKDLDWAFAPFPSVDGKQPRPVVSAHALVIPKASKNQAAAQKFVTWMNTSTQAQRMLAQRGLLPTLAEQYKSQYLAALPGRNAQTVFAQLPNSVVINADLRSLKSLPEVLTVLNQKLNLAWTGNAKLPDAISQASAGMADLLKQSK
- a CDS encoding carbohydrate ABC transporter permease, with product MTRSEVVRSAAGAADRRDATIRARTQGSQAALVAFLTLGALAILLPFAWMILTSFKTPAEAYTWPPVWLPAKWSVANFTQLFHTLPFARMFFNSFWTSVVIATLNIVSAAPAAYAFARLRFPGRGLWFGSHLLSLMIPWQVTIIPVFLLIRALGWYDSFTALIVPSIASGFTVFLLFQFFRSLPRSLEESVLIDGGSWFTALRHVALPAAKGAIAAAWLFSFLGNWQSFIWPLIVLQSSEKMLLPVGLLSLQNQYSVNIPVLMAGATLSTLPTVIAYLFVQRYLTDAAITSGLKG